The following are encoded together in the Chiroxiphia lanceolata isolate bChiLan1 chromosome 8, bChiLan1.pri, whole genome shotgun sequence genome:
- the LDB1 gene encoding LIM domain-binding protein 1 isoform X1 encodes MSVGCACPGCSSKSFKLYSPKEPPNGNAFPPFHPGTMLDRDVGPTPMYPPTYLEPGIGRHTPYGNQTDYRIFELNKRLQNWTEECDNLWWDAFTTEFFEDDAMLTITFCLEDGPKRYTIGRTLIPRYFRSIFEGGATELYYVLKHPKESFHNNFVSLDCDQCTMVTQHGKPMFTQVCVEGRLYLEFMFDDMMRIKTWHFSIRQHRELIPRSILAMHAQDPQMLDQLSKNITRCGLSNSTLNYLRLCVILEPMQELMSRHKTYSLSPRDCLKTCLFQKWQRMVAPPAEPARQQPSKRRKRKMSGGSTMSSGGGNTNNSNSKKKSPASTFALSSQVPDVMVVGEPTLMGGEFGDEDERLITRLENTQFDAANGIDDEDSFNNSPALGANSPWNSKPPSSQESKSENPTSQASQ; translated from the exons ATGTCAGTGGGCTGTGCATGCCCTG GCTGCTCCTCTAAGTCATTCAAGCTGTACTCGCCAAAGGAGCCCCCGAACGGCAACGCCTTCCCCCCTTTCCACCCGGGCACCATGCTGGATCGAGATGTGGG ACCTACTCCTATGTACCCACCGACGTACCTGGAGCCTGGAATCGG GAGGCACACGCCGTACGGGAACCAGACCGACTACAGGATATTTGAGCTCAACAAGCGGCTGCAGAACTGGACAGAG GAATGTGACAATCTGTGGTGGGACGCCTTCACCACGGAGTTCTTTGAGGATGACGCCATGTTAACAATCACTTTCTGCTTGGAGGATGGACCAAAGAGATACA cGATCGGCCGGACTTTGATTCCCCGTTACTTCCGCAGCATCTTTGAAGGGGGGGCCACAGAGCTCTACTACGTGCTCAAGCACCCCAAGGAGTCCTTCCACAACAACTTTGTTTCACTGGACTGTGACCAGTGCACCATGGTCACTCAGCACGGCAAGCCCATGTTCACCCAG GTGTGTGTGGAGGGGCGGCTCTACCTGGAGTTCATGTTTGATGACATGATGAGGATAAAGACGTGGCATTTCAGCATCCGCCAGCATCGAGAGCTCATCCCCCGCAGCATCCTTGCCATGCAT GCACAGGATCCCCAGATGCTGGACCAGTTATCCAAGAACATCACACGCTGTGGGCTCTCAAACTCCACACTCAACTACCTCCGA ctctgtgtaATCCTAGAACCAATGCAGGAGCTCATGTCACGGCACAAGACCTACAGCCTCAGTCCCCGGGACTGCCTCAAGACTTGCCTCTTCCAGAAGTGGCAGCGGATGGTCGCTCCACCTG CGGAGCCAGCACGGCAGCAGCCCAGCAAGCGCCGGAAAAGGAAGATGTCAGGGGGCAGCACCATGAGCTCCGGCGGGGGAAACAccaacaacagcaacagcaaaaagaagAGCCCAGCCAGCACCTTTGCCCTGTCCAGTCAGGTACCT GATGTGATGGTGGTAGGCGAGCCCACGCTGATGGGGGGGGAGTTTGGGGACGAGGACGAGCGGCTCATCACCCGGCTGGAGAACACACAGTTTGACGCCGCCAACGGCATCGACGACGAGGACAGCTTCAACAACTCACCGGCGCTGGGGGCCAACAGCCCCTGGAACAGCAAACCGCCCTCCAGCCAGGAGAGCAAGTCAGAGAACCCCACGTCACAGGCGTCGCAGTAA
- the LDB1 gene encoding LIM domain-binding protein 1 isoform X3: protein MLDRDVGPTPMYPPTYLEPGIGRHTPYGNQTDYRIFELNKRLQNWTEECDNLWWDAFTTEFFEDDAMLTITFCLEDGPKRYTIGRTLIPRYFRSIFEGGATELYYVLKHPKESFHNNFVSLDCDQCTMVTQHGKPMFTQVCVEGRLYLEFMFDDMMRIKTWHFSIRQHRELIPRSILAMHAQDPQMLDQLSKNITRCGLSNSTLNYLRLCVILEPMQELMSRHKTYSLSPRDCLKTCLFQKWQRMVAPPAEPARQQPSKRRKRKMSGGSTMSSGGGNTNNSNSKKKSPASTFALSSQVPDVMVVGEPTLMGGEFGDEDERLITRLENTQFDAANGIDDEDSFNNSPALGANSPWNSKPPSSQESKSENPTSQASQ, encoded by the exons ATGCTGGATCGAGATGTGGG ACCTACTCCTATGTACCCACCGACGTACCTGGAGCCTGGAATCGG GAGGCACACGCCGTACGGGAACCAGACCGACTACAGGATATTTGAGCTCAACAAGCGGCTGCAGAACTGGACAGAG GAATGTGACAATCTGTGGTGGGACGCCTTCACCACGGAGTTCTTTGAGGATGACGCCATGTTAACAATCACTTTCTGCTTGGAGGATGGACCAAAGAGATACA cGATCGGCCGGACTTTGATTCCCCGTTACTTCCGCAGCATCTTTGAAGGGGGGGCCACAGAGCTCTACTACGTGCTCAAGCACCCCAAGGAGTCCTTCCACAACAACTTTGTTTCACTGGACTGTGACCAGTGCACCATGGTCACTCAGCACGGCAAGCCCATGTTCACCCAG GTGTGTGTGGAGGGGCGGCTCTACCTGGAGTTCATGTTTGATGACATGATGAGGATAAAGACGTGGCATTTCAGCATCCGCCAGCATCGAGAGCTCATCCCCCGCAGCATCCTTGCCATGCAT GCACAGGATCCCCAGATGCTGGACCAGTTATCCAAGAACATCACACGCTGTGGGCTCTCAAACTCCACACTCAACTACCTCCGA ctctgtgtaATCCTAGAACCAATGCAGGAGCTCATGTCACGGCACAAGACCTACAGCCTCAGTCCCCGGGACTGCCTCAAGACTTGCCTCTTCCAGAAGTGGCAGCGGATGGTCGCTCCACCTG CGGAGCCAGCACGGCAGCAGCCCAGCAAGCGCCGGAAAAGGAAGATGTCAGGGGGCAGCACCATGAGCTCCGGCGGGGGAAACAccaacaacagcaacagcaaaaagaagAGCCCAGCCAGCACCTTTGCCCTGTCCAGTCAGGTACCT GATGTGATGGTGGTAGGCGAGCCCACGCTGATGGGGGGGGAGTTTGGGGACGAGGACGAGCGGCTCATCACCCGGCTGGAGAACACACAGTTTGACGCCGCCAACGGCATCGACGACGAGGACAGCTTCAACAACTCACCGGCGCTGGGGGCCAACAGCCCCTGGAACAGCAAACCGCCCTCCAGCCAGGAGAGCAAGTCAGAGAACCCCACGTCACAGGCGTCGCAGTAA
- the LDB1 gene encoding LIM domain-binding protein 1 isoform X2: protein MSVGCACPGCSSKSFKLYSPKEPPNGNAFPPFHPGTMLDRDVGPTPMYPPTYLEPGIGRHTPYGNQTDYRIFELNKRLQNWTEECDNLWWDAFTTEFFEDDAMLTITFCLEDGPKRYTIGRTLIPRYFRSIFEGGATELYYVLKHPKESFHNNFVSLDCDQCTMVTQHGKPMFTQVCVEGRLYLEFMFDDMMRIKTWHFSIRQHRELIPRSILAMHAQDPQMLDQLSKNITRCGLSNSTLNYLRLCVILEPMQELMSRHKTYSLSPRDCLKTCLFQKWQRMVAPPAEPARQQPSKRRKRKMSGGSTMSSGGGNTNNSNSKKKSPASTFALSSQDVMVVGEPTLMGGEFGDEDERLITRLENTQFDAANGIDDEDSFNNSPALGANSPWNSKPPSSQESKSENPTSQASQ from the exons ATGTCAGTGGGCTGTGCATGCCCTG GCTGCTCCTCTAAGTCATTCAAGCTGTACTCGCCAAAGGAGCCCCCGAACGGCAACGCCTTCCCCCCTTTCCACCCGGGCACCATGCTGGATCGAGATGTGGG ACCTACTCCTATGTACCCACCGACGTACCTGGAGCCTGGAATCGG GAGGCACACGCCGTACGGGAACCAGACCGACTACAGGATATTTGAGCTCAACAAGCGGCTGCAGAACTGGACAGAG GAATGTGACAATCTGTGGTGGGACGCCTTCACCACGGAGTTCTTTGAGGATGACGCCATGTTAACAATCACTTTCTGCTTGGAGGATGGACCAAAGAGATACA cGATCGGCCGGACTTTGATTCCCCGTTACTTCCGCAGCATCTTTGAAGGGGGGGCCACAGAGCTCTACTACGTGCTCAAGCACCCCAAGGAGTCCTTCCACAACAACTTTGTTTCACTGGACTGTGACCAGTGCACCATGGTCACTCAGCACGGCAAGCCCATGTTCACCCAG GTGTGTGTGGAGGGGCGGCTCTACCTGGAGTTCATGTTTGATGACATGATGAGGATAAAGACGTGGCATTTCAGCATCCGCCAGCATCGAGAGCTCATCCCCCGCAGCATCCTTGCCATGCAT GCACAGGATCCCCAGATGCTGGACCAGTTATCCAAGAACATCACACGCTGTGGGCTCTCAAACTCCACACTCAACTACCTCCGA ctctgtgtaATCCTAGAACCAATGCAGGAGCTCATGTCACGGCACAAGACCTACAGCCTCAGTCCCCGGGACTGCCTCAAGACTTGCCTCTTCCAGAAGTGGCAGCGGATGGTCGCTCCACCTG CGGAGCCAGCACGGCAGCAGCCCAGCAAGCGCCGGAAAAGGAAGATGTCAGGGGGCAGCACCATGAGCTCCGGCGGGGGAAACAccaacaacagcaacagcaaaaagaagAGCCCAGCCAGCACCTTTGCCCTGTCCAGTCAG GATGTGATGGTGGTAGGCGAGCCCACGCTGATGGGGGGGGAGTTTGGGGACGAGGACGAGCGGCTCATCACCCGGCTGGAGAACACACAGTTTGACGCCGCCAACGGCATCGACGACGAGGACAGCTTCAACAACTCACCGGCGCTGGGGGCCAACAGCCCCTGGAACAGCAAACCGCCCTCCAGCCAGGAGAGCAAGTCAGAGAACCCCACGTCACAGGCGTCGCAGTAA